CCAGGAATCCCGAATTGAGGGAGAATCTGCCGTTAGCAGTATTCCAGTCATCGATTAATTTAAGTCCCCCTGTTCCTGTTTTCTCAACAACATTATTTAAAGTACCTAAAGTATTCCCATTTGTGGTAAGGGTTACAGCATTATTGCCTACGTACCTGATGTTAGCAACAATATTCAGTGTTTTAGCAAGAGACACTGAACCATAAGCACGCATTGTGAAATTAGCATTTGTAGTAAAGTTAGCGGAATTTGAAGCACTAATGTTCCATGTCATATTGTTAAAATACGTATTGGAGGAAGTAGTTACTGACTTGCTGGTTGGGGTAAAACCACTCAGATCATCAAATATTACATCATTGCCTTTAAATGGAATACATGCACCACCTGCTCCTCCGCTGCTATTACTCCAGTGGCTATTGTCATTCCAGTCACCTGCTCCACCTACCCAATAAAGCGTTCCTGAAGTACCGGCAGGTTCTATAATATCAAAGCCAGTGTTTCCATCATTATCGATCCCACTTATTGCAATGGGTATAATTGGTCCAGTTGCAGTGAGGTCGGTTAGCAATACGTTGTCAATGTCAGCAGTAGCTCCGGCAGCAAAGCTCAATGTTCCACTTGTAGAACCGGTAATTTCTGTAAATCCATCACATGGCGCTCCACCGGCTCTGAAAAGTGTAGTGATATTATTAGTCCGGGTGATGGTGATGTTTTTGTTGGGTGCAGTTAGTAATGTTCCAAAAGTATTAGGGGTTGCTCCTGCAGTAATTGAGGTTGTGCCTTTAATCTCAATATAACCGATGTTATTACCGGAGCCAACGATAGAACCATTGGAATTAATGTTGATCGAGTTGATGGTATTATAGTTCCCGGATACTGTCCCTGCTCTGCCAATTTCAACAACATTCAGCTCATTACTATCACCGATAATAGATCCATTACTTAAAAATGTCAGGATATTGATTTTATTTCCGCCTCCTATTCTAGCCTGGGATGATGTAGAGGTAGCAGTAAAGGTTAATTTGGGAATCTCGCAGTTATTAATGCTCATATTCCCGCCATTGGCAGCACTCACTTCCACTTCAGGGTAAAAGTCATTTGCAATTATAGTAACACCAGATTTAAGCACTGATCCACTGGCATTCAAGGTTTTGTTGGTTCCCCTGTAATCCCATGTTCCGGCGGTGACTATACTATTACTGATATCCACACTTTTTACACTATTACCATTGCTCTGGAAAGTTCCAATAACAATGGTTTTGCCTGAGGCATTAAAGTATCCGGCAGTTTGTATGATAGTGCCTGAACTAGCAGTGGCAAATACTAAGTCATCGGTTACGGTAAGTCCCTTTGCTGGTTTAATAGTAAGCGTTGGATTCCCCTTTACAGGTCCATTAGTGGTGAGTGTTAAATCTGTCGTTCCCACCATGTCTGCCGTAAAGTTATAGGTCACAGTAGGGGATAGGACAAGGTTCCCAGAGATAGTGAGCAAAAATGTTCCCGTCCGATTGATTGTTGGGGTATTAGGCACATTAATTGCCCAAGTCATGCTATTGCAAAATGAATTTGCATCAATAGTAACCGTCCTGCTCGTATTGGTGAAACCTGCATCTACACCGAAAAAAACATTATCAGTGGCCGACGGTACGATTCCGGCGATATTACCACTGCTGCTACCGAGTCGCCAATGATTAATGTCGCTCCAGTTTCCACCACCACCAACCCAATAATAGTCGGCTGCATGGAGCTGAAATGTAAAAAGTAGTAGCAAAAAAGTAAGTAGTTCTTTTTTCATTAGAATTTTATTTAACAGGGATTTCAACAAACGGGATTAATTTGAAAGATGGCGCATCGCTATAGGTCTATAGTGCGGGCATTGGAGGTTAACAATTATAATTAGCCAAATTTAAAACCTCCTTTTCAAAGCAGATGTAGAAGTCCTTTTGATCAGGACTAGAATTATTTCTATATCAAAACGTAATCACACTGTAACAGGCTTGATATGTAAGCCAAAGGCTCTAAAGCAAAAAAAAGATGATAAATTAGCGCCTTTAATTTCAAGCCGCTTAACGCTATTATGAGCCGTATCCTTTTTTTATTTTTAATTGTTCTTTCCTTTTACGGGCATGCCCAAAGCCAGGCTTCTTATAGCATAAAACATTACTCAGATGTAAATGGCTTGCCTCAAAACAGTATAAAATCTATAGCGAAAGATGATACCGGTTATTTATGGCTGGTATCTGAAGGTGGTTTGATCAGGTTTGACGGTGACTATTTTATGCTCTTTGACAAACAGTATACCCATGCACGGTCTAACCGAATGTATTTGATGAAGAAGGATTTAAATACCGGAGCGCTATATGCACAAACAGAATATCATGAATTTATTCCTATAACCAAAGGGCATGTCCTGCCCAATCCGCTGGCATTTAAACAGGTATTTCCTGATTTAAGTCCCCAGATGCAAGTTCAGGAGTTGCCGTTAATTATCGACAATATCATAAAATTCAGGATTCAAACAACTGCCAATACCTATTATAACATTACAAAGGATACTCTTTTTTTTCATAGCAATAAGCGAATTACTGCTGCTCCTTTTAAACACGACAAACAGCTTAATTTTTTCGTCTCCGGCAAGCAGCTTTTCCATTATAGAAGCAATGGAGAATTTACATTAATCGAAGACGGAAAAATAAAAACCATTTTCCTAAAGGGGGATCTGATAAAAGCAAAAAATACTCAGCCAAAAGGCCTGAAGATCTACTGGAATACGGCTACAGATCAAACCTTCTTTTATTTGAACAAGGCCATCTATCAGATTACATATAAAAATAATGTCTTAAGCTCAAAACTCATCGTCAACGATTTTGATCTGGAAAAGAAACAAATTCAAGCCATGTATTATGATTCGGTGGCTAAAAAGCTTTTCCTGGGAAGTCCAACTCAGGGCTTCTTTGTATTGCAACAACATCTTTTCCAGGCAGAAAAGCAAAAAAAAGATTTGAATAGTGGTGTAAAATACGCCCTATACCCTTTTACGGATCATTCGGTATTATTTGCCACTGGTGATCTGATACCAGCTGATGGGAAAGCATCTAAACTCCCTCTTGTTAGGGCTTACAGTGATAATTACACGATTGTAATTGACCAGGAGAAAAATATATGGACACTAAAGGGTTTTTCAATTCATAAACTCTCACCTAAAGGGGATCAGCTGCTGCAAAGCTTCGATTTTCCGGAGCAAACAAGCTGCCTTTCCCTTGACCAACATAATTTACTTTGGATTGGAACATATGGTGGAATCTATACCAAAGATTTAGCTAAGGTTAATGCCAAACCAAACCTATTGCTAAAACTAAACAAGGTTAGTGTCCTGAAAAAACAGGATGAGAACTTATGGATTGGAACATATAACGGTTTTTTCAGGTATGATTTGATCAGGAAAAAACTAGCTACTATACCTGAAATGGCCAATATGCATATCAGAGACATTGTTGTTCGCGGAAAGGATGTTTGGATTTGTACTTATGGCGATGGCTTTTATGTTTATACCAATTCACGTTTAAAAAAAATGCCGTTGGACAAGTATGGTTACTTAAATACGGCCCACTGCATACTTGAAGATGCTAAAGGTTTTTTCTGGATCAGTACCAACAAAGGGATCTTTCAAGTTGCGATTAATGATCTCCTGGCCTATAGCAAAGGACAGGTTGCACAAGTGTACTATCAATACTACAATGAAAGCTTTGGTTTCAACACCAACGAATTTAATGGTGGCTGCCAGCCCTGTGGCGCCATATTAAAGGATGGGCATTTTACATTTCCATCCTTAATAGGCTCAGTGATGTTTAACCCGCTCCTTTTTTCTCCCGCCTTACCCGACAAACCCATTTATATAGATAAAATATTTCGGGATCATATAAGCATAAAAACTACAGATACGATTAGTATAGACCAGAACTTTGATCGACTGAATATCTGGGTTTCTTCTCCGTATTTTGGAAATCTGGACAATCTGAATTTCGAATACAAGCTTACAAAGGAAGAAAATTGGGCCAGACTAAATGGCACCTCCATAATTACCTTTAATACCCTTCCTTATGGAAAACATGAGTTATTAATTAGAAAGCCTTCCGGGTTTGGAAGCCGCTTTACTTACAAGAAACTAACCATAATTGTTAAGCCTTATTTTTACCAAACCTGGTGGTTTAGTGCGCTAATTACATTGCTTATACTGGGATTAATTGTCTTTTTCTTTAAAAAAAGAACCCGGCGCATTATGGTTAAAAATGAACAATTGGAAAATCTGGTGAAGAAACGAACGGTAGAGCTAGAAAAGAACATCTTTAATCTGGAGGAATCACAGTACCTGCTCAACCAACAAGCTAAATTTCAAAAAAAACTTCTTGGAGCAATTACGCATGACCTGAAAAGCCCTTT
This is a stretch of genomic DNA from Candidatus Pedobacter colombiensis. It encodes these proteins:
- a CDS encoding ATP-binding protein, encoding MSRILFLFLIVLSFYGHAQSQASYSIKHYSDVNGLPQNSIKSIAKDDTGYLWLVSEGGLIRFDGDYFMLFDKQYTHARSNRMYLMKKDLNTGALYAQTEYHEFIPITKGHVLPNPLAFKQVFPDLSPQMQVQELPLIIDNIIKFRIQTTANTYYNITKDTLFFHSNKRITAAPFKHDKQLNFFVSGKQLFHYRSNGEFTLIEDGKIKTIFLKGDLIKAKNTQPKGLKIYWNTATDQTFFYLNKAIYQITYKNNVLSSKLIVNDFDLEKKQIQAMYYDSVAKKLFLGSPTQGFFVLQQHLFQAEKQKKDLNSGVKYALYPFTDHSVLFATGDLIPADGKASKLPLVRAYSDNYTIVIDQEKNIWTLKGFSIHKLSPKGDQLLQSFDFPEQTSCLSLDQHNLLWIGTYGGIYTKDLAKVNAKPNLLLKLNKVSVLKKQDENLWIGTYNGFFRYDLIRKKLATIPEMANMHIRDIVVRGKDVWICTYGDGFYVYTNSRLKKMPLDKYGYLNTAHCILEDAKGFFWISTNKGIFQVAINDLLAYSKGQVAQVYYQYYNESFGFNTNEFNGGCQPCGAILKDGHFTFPSLIGSVMFNPLLFSPALPDKPIYIDKIFRDHISIKTTDTISIDQNFDRLNIWVSSPYFGNLDNLNFEYKLTKEENWARLNGTSIITFNTLPYGKHELLIRKPSGFGSRFTYKKLTIIVKPYFYQTWWFSALITLLILGLIVFFFKKRTRRIMVKNEQLENLVKKRTVELEKNIFNLEESQYLLNQQAKFQKKLLGAITHDLKSPLKYMMIMGKQLYQHEAANDSVKDSMRAIYISANSMYYLTENLLNYSKLFLTEKISKDDYINLNHLASEKIQVFSEIAKYNDTAIHNNIPEGTTLYTNRVMLALIIHNLLDNAIKFCSNGHIYLGAKITGEMLSFWVQDTGSGMPDNILNWLNTKEDRDVTDGLGLKMVKEFAAKMDLQVEVESKPAKGTNVKFTLRHINYIS